The Candidatus Defluviibacterium haderslevense DNA window GATCGCAACATGGAATCCGTATCGAGATTAATTAAACGCTATACTATTGAGATTACAGGGCAATTCAATCATAAAACCTTTTTGTTCGCACGCAAATTGCTTACATTATTTTTTCATACCATGTTTTATCCACTGGGTAAATCATTCTTTAAGTCTACGGCGAAGAAAAGAGAACAGTTGCTCTCTGTAATGCGAATTAATGGAGAAATTGATCAATTGAGATTATTATCTAAAGATCATACCATAGTCATGGTGCCTACCCATTCCAGTAATTTAGATTCCATTCTTGTAGGGTATATGATAGATTCGATTACGGGACTTCCGGCTTTTTCATACGGCGCTGGATTGAACTTGTATGATTCGGAATTTTTTGGTTTTTTTATGAATCGTCTTGGTGCTTATCGAGTCGATAGAAGAAAGAAGAATCTCATTTATTTACAAACACTCTCTAGTTATTCCAAATTATCTGTAATGCGCGGTGTGCACACTATATTTTTTCCAGGTGGCACACGTTCACGATCTGGCGAAATAGAAAACAAATTAAAATTGGGATTATTGAATTCCTTATTGTTAGCTCAAAGGCAATTAATTGAAAATAATGAATCCAGAAAAATTGTTTTAGTCCCAGTGGTATTAACTTATGAAAGTGTTTTAGAAGCCAGATCTTTGATTTTGCAGCACTTAAAATCAACGGGTCAAGAGAAATACACAGCTCGTGATCGTGCAAGTTCAATAGGACAATATTTTAGTTTCATTCGCAGATTCCTTACTAAAGGATCACATGTTTATATGAGTTTTGGAAAACCTATGGATGTGTTCGGAAATTATTTGACAGATAAAGCAGAAAGCATAGGCCATAGCGGTAAAATTATAGATTTGAAAGATTACTTTATTCGGCAGGGTGATTTTGTAATTGATTCTCAACGTGAAAGTATTTATACTAAAGAATTGGGCGAAAAAATTGTTGAGCAATTTAATAAATCTAATTATATACTTCCAGCGCATTTAGTAGCTTATTGTGCATTTCAATTACTCATTCGAATGAATCCAGGGCAAGATATTTACAGTTTAGTTCAATTACCTGAAGAAGAATTTGCTTTCCCGAAACGTGCCTTTAAACAATTGTGTAAAGAAGTGATAGCGTTATTAATAAAACTTAATCAAGAAGAAAAATTGATCCTTCCTGAATTGTTAACTCAAGATTTGGATGTGGTCATAGAAGATGGGATCAGGAATTTAGGAATTTATCATATAAAACGTCCTTTAGTTATTGATCAATTCAAACGACTTATCAGTGAAGATTTTTTAAGTTTATTATTTTATCATAATAAATTAAGCCATCTTAAATTAGAGGACATGATTATTTGGGATCATATCTCATTGGTTCAAGAAGAACTTGCCGATTAATACCTAAATACACTCATGAAATTTTTAGTATTTGATTTAGAAGCCACCTGTTGGGATATTAATCCACAACAGCATAGAAGTGAAATTATTGAAATTGGTGCATGCATTGTTAATCCTTATGGAGAAATTGAAAAAACTTTTTCAAAATTTATAAAGCCTGTATTGAATCCTACGCTGAGTGTATATTGTAGGCATTTAACTTCAATACAACAATCAGATGTTGATATTGCTAAATCTTTTCCGAAAGTATTCGATGAATTTATGGAATGGGCAGAAATTCCGGATCAGGATTATGTTTTTTGTGCTTGGGGTAGTAAAGATCTTATGATGATAGAATCAGATAGTGATATTCACAGGTATGATGTTTCATGGTTTAGACCTTATGTAGATGTAAAATCTCAGTATCATTCGAGACGTAATATTTCAAAACCTAATGGCTTAGCTAAAACCCTTAAATTATTAAATCTTGAATTTGAAGGAGAAGCTCATCGAGCATTGTCTGACGCTTATAATTTATCAAAAATAATTGTTCGTTATATTGATGAGTGGTCGTATTAATTTTTGAAAGCCAAGATGTCTATAAGTTATTTTAAACCGGAAGAATTAATTGCAGTTTTGGAATCAAACATTCCATTGCTGGATGTACGATCGCCATCTGAGTATAAAAAAGGTCACATTGAAGGTGCAATTTCTTTTCCATTATTTAATGACGAAGAGCGCAGTGAAGTTGGTACCATTTATAAAAAAATAAATCCGGAACAGGCACTCCTTAGAGGTCTTCAAATTATTGGACCTAAGATGCATGACATGGTTGTGGCGGTAAAGAAAATAGCCCCTTCAAGAAAAGTCGGCATCTATTGTTGGCGCGGTGGAAAACGAAGCAATAGTTTAGCGTGGTTATTGGATTTAGCTGGATTTCATGTGCAATTGTTAAGTGGTGGATATAAAGCATTCAGGCAGTATGCCAATTCATTGTGTTCAAATCCCGCTATGCAATTCATTATTTTAGGAGGGCGCACAGGATCTGCAAAAACAGCTATATTATCACATTTAAAAGACAAAGGACAACAAGTCATTGACCTTGAAGCTTTGGCACATCATAAAGGATCAGCATTCGGATGGATAGGGGAGCGTGACCAAAAAGTAAATGAGCAATT harbors:
- a CDS encoding 1-acyl-sn-glycerol-3-phosphate acyltransferase, producing MSNEPNIKKYPHLLPNLEDWPIYKFSQDRDSFIKKVSNDVIQFFSKYSPEDLDQTLAKTIYQEKQRIKSNPWKADPPNEMQFFRKLQNEYNDNHQFSNKTDRNMESVSRLIKRYTIEITGQFNHKTFLFARKLLTLFFHTMFYPLGKSFFKSTAKKREQLLSVMRINGEIDQLRLLSKDHTIVMVPTHSSNLDSILVGYMIDSITGLPAFSYGAGLNLYDSEFFGFFMNRLGAYRVDRRKKNLIYLQTLSSYSKLSVMRGVHTIFFPGGTRSRSGEIENKLKLGLLNSLLLAQRQLIENNESRKIVLVPVVLTYESVLEARSLILQHLKSTGQEKYTARDRASSIGQYFSFIRRFLTKGSHVYMSFGKPMDVFGNYLTDKAESIGHSGKIIDLKDYFIRQGDFVIDSQRESIYTKELGEKIVEQFNKSNYILPAHLVAYCAFQLLIRMNPGQDIYSLVQLPEEEFAFPKRAFKQLCKEVIALLIKLNQEEKLILPELLTQDLDVVIEDGIRNLGIYHIKRPLVIDQFKRLISEDFLSLLFYHNKLSHLKLEDMIIWDHISLVQEELAD
- a CDS encoding exonuclease domain-containing protein, which translates into the protein MKFLVFDLEATCWDINPQQHRSEIIEIGACIVNPYGEIEKTFSKFIKPVLNPTLSVYCRHLTSIQQSDVDIAKSFPKVFDEFMEWAEIPDQDYVFCAWGSKDLMMIESDSDIHRYDVSWFRPYVDVKSQYHSRRNISKPNGLAKTLKLLNLEFEGEAHRALSDAYNLSKIIVRYIDEWSY
- the mnmH gene encoding tRNA 2-selenouridine(34) synthase MnmH, translating into MSISYFKPEELIAVLESNIPLLDVRSPSEYKKGHIEGAISFPLFNDEERSEVGTIYKKINPEQALLRGLQIIGPKMHDMVVAVKKIAPSRKVGIYCWRGGKRSNSLAWLLDLAGFHVQLLSGGYKAFRQYANSLCSNPAMQFIILGGRTGSAKTAILSHLKDKGQQVIDLEALAHHKGSAFGWIGERDQKVNEQFENDIFFEVLKMDISKPIWIENESKNIGKNFIPESMWSKMKASIIIHIDIDFETRLDHLIKNYQLNNNDQLILSFNKIQKRIGPADTKKALDFIHELKYRDAAAIALKYYDSCYDYSFKLPKLVPPIVFNLKSKTNEDIADELIQFINSKEYEQRNN